A single genomic interval of Dysidea avara chromosome 6, odDysAvar1.4, whole genome shotgun sequence harbors:
- the LOC136257592 gene encoding protein NLRC3-like: protein MASATMKGNIEQYISTTNSETTKDLQEVLSQLEQPSNSGLPRTLLVEGSPGIGKSVLLKEISYLWARNESLTKSDFLFLLQLRDPAVQEMKSLECLVRHFYNQGKEAESHLLQDGGKSVTILLDGYDELPADLRQNSFIAHLLQHKVLPASAMVVSSRPHASTHLHDNVTCRVEILGFSEEDQTHFIQQSLEGQQKKISHLNKYLTTHPTIASLCFVPFNMTILMFLYKQQATLPTRSSDLYKLFICLTICRHLVKLGKSLENEVTDLNSIPQPYSDIIKEFSKFAFKALNKNKLVFSLAEIKEHCPAIVDHPNGFGLLQAVEYVGLMSRTHSFNFVHFSVQEFLAAHYIASVAVNEERSILEEYFWSDIHYNTFNFYVALTSGQSPSFKRFLRSGSDVTTIDDRFLKDKLQSLRLYRIFHEAGDISTCKTIEGNFTDKEIDLWATTLSPNNLEDLTTLLIYSSCRNWKELNLSNCYIQDYGLQLLHRSLHNTNITIDHLWLNNNDLSSSSDSSLSDIVITCKVKALYISGNKTVGETPQFFTTILTHPSYVIETLYMSHNNYTARPAMELLSSLRENKTVKQLRIDDNNISDDECGVICDVLRVNNTLRGLDMSDNPITGQASQLILDALKDNNTLEQLVLSHYPEDIKKEITSLEQVVNEKRRRRGCDVKLGIFYW from the coding sequence ATGgcttcagctacaatgaaaggTAACATTGAACAATACATTTCAACAACTAACAGTGAGACTACTAAAGACCTACAAGAGGTTCTCTCCCAGTTAGAACAGCCATCCAATAGTGGACTACCACGTACCCTCTTAGTAGAAGGATCTCCTGGCATAGGCAAGTCAGTGTTACTGAAGGAAATCTCATACCTGTGGGCCAGAAATGAATCATTAACAAAGAGTGACTTTCTATTTCTTCTTCAGCTCAGAGATCCTGCTGTACAGGAAATGAAATCACTTGAATGTCTTGTCCGCCATTTCTATAACCAGGGCAAGGAAGCTGAATCTCACCTACTACAAGATGGAGGAAAATCCGTCACTATTCTCCTTGATGGGTATGATGAGTTGCCAGCTGACTTGAGACAAAACAGTTTCATTGCTCATTTGTTGCAACATAAAGTATTACCAGCTAGTGCCATGGTCGTCTCCTCTCGTCCTCATGCCTCAACACATCTTCATGACAATGTCACTTGTCGAGTAGAGATATTAGGCTTCTCTGAAGAAGACCAAACTCATTTCATTCAACAATCACTAGAGGGACAACAAAAGAAAATCTCACATCTTAACAAATATCTTACAACTCACCCCACCATTGCTAGTCTGTGCTTTGTCCCCTTCAATATGACAATCCTTATGTTCCTCTATAAACAACAAGCTACTCTCCCGACTCGTTCTTCTGACCTGTACAAGTTGTTTATCTGCCTCACCATTTGTAGACATCTTGTTAAGTTGGGAAAAAGTTTGGAAAATGAAGTCACAGATCTTAACAGCATACCACAACCATACAGTGACATCATCAAAGAGTTCTCAAAATTCGCCTTCAAAGCTTTAAACAAAAACAAGCTAGTCTTCTCATTGGCTGAGATCAAGGAACACTGTCCAGCAATTGTTGACCATCCTAATGGCTTTGGTCTCCTTCAAGCTGTGGAATATGTTGGTTTAATGAGTAGAACTCACTCCTTCAACTTTGTCCATTTCTCTGTGCAGGAGTTCCTTGCCGCTCACTACATAGCTAGCGTTGCAGTCAACGAAGAGCGTTCCATCCTCGAAGAGTATTTCTGGAGCGATATACATTATAACACCTTTAATTTCTACGTAGCCCTTACCAGTGGACAAAGCCCATCGTTCAAGCGGTTCCTTCGTAGTGGAAGCGATGTGACCACCATCGACGATAGATTCCTCAAAGATAAGCTACAGAGCCTTCGCCTCTACAGAATCTTCCACGAGGCTGGCGATATTTCAACTTGTAAAACTATCGAGGGAAACTTTACTGATAAAGAAATCGACTTATGGGCCACTACTCTATCACCTAATAACTTAGAAGATCTAACAACACTACTAATCTACTCATCCTGTAGAAACTGGAAGGAGCTTAATTTGAGCAACTGCTATATTCAAGATTACGGACTCCAATTATTACACCGTAGTCTACACAATACTAACATCACAATAGATCACCTCTGGTTGAACAACAATGACCTATCTTCCTCCTCAGACAGCTCCCTCAGTGATATCGTCATCACCTGTAAGGTGAAAGCGTTGTATATTAGTGGTAACAAAACTGTTGGGGAAACGCCACAATTCTTCACCACCATACTAACACATCCTTCATATGTGATAGAGACACTGTACATGTCCCATAACAACTACACCGCAAGACCAGCCATGGAGTTGTTGTCTTCACTGAGAGAGAACAAGACAGTGAAGCAGCTGAGGATTGATGATAACAACATTTCTGATGATGAGTGTGGTGTGATCTGTGATGTACTGCGTGTCAATAATACCCTGAGGGGGCTGGATATGAGTGATAACCCAATTACTGGACAAGCCTCACAACTGATCCTGGATGCCCTCAAGGACAATAACACATTAGAACAGCTAGTACTATCCCACTACCCTGAGGACATCAAGAAGGAGATTACATCACTAGAACAAGTTGTTAATGAGAAGAGAAGAAGACGAGGATGTGACGTAAAGCTGGGAATTTTTTATTGGTGA
- the LOC136257587 gene encoding uncharacterized protein isoform X1: MTRDAGIQMTRDQIKKKAGRVMDRRVSTCHSQVAQDSFETLDEMNRSLSDEELPIFVDSFLEDNTLQIYDEPAGSEDEVNSSLDSLPLAPSSIVGMSPSVPIDDEPGPEDENEVNSSLDSLPLAPSTISGNSSSVDKAAHKNSKKKVTKTCSREPTKLPKYQAKRFAPLGSSTPSKKQREENNSSPSCEENNKDNVILPCSLLDDSGLIGIWNLSNVLNFNGCKEKCALKEHELTEYDALSYHCAFDSKTSVDQNEWLIQYFATHCPLTTDGLKDIKNIVYIVKGKIVCFKLWLEVLSVSMSRFYRLRRQFVEFGDTTNAVKQQRRRSLSPKTLEALTWMEHYFNKIGDKRPDKDAILLPTCLTEKRIHEILLDQLYHGDESKGICLSQFNKLYRQEFKNVSIPKQCRFSKCDFCILIKLESSKATTSSEERKRLEELLRDHISLQNQERQRYRKNQLEAAETPGGCLSLIIDGMDQNKTNIPSLVRVSKSCQNLWTLRTHLTGVVVHGLGHHCLFDYLQWPHDCNLTLTAILFILEEISTSRVLPSKLYVQMDNCVRENKDKFVYAFMSYLVEINIFSEIEIGFLMVGHTHEDVDQRFSQLSQYLSKRSATTMEDMLRSAKTSNPDVVHASVMEKVFDIRKWISPHIEVIKYHTEPHVFLFKRDASGKVVMQYKYWSHDEWIGNCVLLKSVPVGRPELVQPSLVKQDLGQLRRDIPKYELSGALSPEDKERWNRDISDIENRFGTTQECSGWTLDTMLPVNERSRPAPSDVTVSERVQKYAASHNRRRPIQIGKQPRSRKDNRTITMLEPLESGIATVQEDLYQPGEYVTLKCQKYKEFLPQIGKVVAVSDATIKVEWLEGEYEEEFKFWKGRRGKIVTEEFPKRAVMGRVTLTASMRLTDSDITILKDSYATAEFV, translated from the exons ATGACACGTGATGCAGGCATACAGATGACACGTGATCAAATCAAAAAGAAGGCGGGAAGAGTGATGGACAGGCGTGTGAGCACGTGTCATAGTCAAGTTGCCCAAGACTCGTTTGAGACTCTGGACGAAATGAACAGAAGCTTAAGCGACGAAGAACTTCCTATCTTTGTCGACTCGTTTCTTGAAGATAACACGTTACAAATTTATGATGAACCCGCTGGATCTGAGGATGAAGTCAATAGTTCACTCGATAGTCTACCGCTGGCGCCAAGCTCAATCGTAGGAATGTCTCCTTCTGTACCAATTGATGACGAACCTGGACCTGAGGATGAAAATGAAGTCAATAGTTCTCTCGATAGTCTACCGCTGGCGCCAAGCACAATCTCTGGAAATTCCTCTTCTGTAGACAAAGCAGCACATAAAAACTCAAAGAAAAAGGTGACAAAAACCTGCAGTCGTGAACCCACCAAGTTGCCTAAATATCAAGCAAAGCGATTTGCACCACTTGGTAGTAGCACCCCTTCAAAGAAACAGCGTGAAGAGAATAATAGCTCTCCTTCATGTGAAGAGAATAACAAGGATAATGTGATACTCCCTTGTTCATTGTTAGATGATTCTGGATTGATAGGTATCTGGAACCTAAGCAACGTGCTTAATTTTAATGGTTGTAAGGAGAAATGCGCCCTCAAAGAACACGAATTAACAGAATATGACGCCCTGAGCTATCACTGTGCCTTTGATAGCAAAACATCTGTTGATCAGAATGAATGGCTAATCCAGTACTTTGCAACTCACTGTCCTTTGACTACAGATGGATTGAAAGATATAAAGAATATTGTATATATAGTTAAAGGGAAGATTGTTTGTTTCAAATTATGGCTGGAAGTCCTTTCGGTGAGTATGTCTAGATTTTATCGCCTCCGTCGCCAGTTTGTTGAATTTGGAGATACCACCAATGCAGTAAAGCAACAACGAAGAAGATCATTATCTCCAAAAACATTGGAAGCGCTGACATGGATGGAGCATTATTTCAACAAAATTGGTGATAAACGGCCAGACAAAGATGCAATACTTTTACCAACGTGCTTAACAGAAAAGCGAATTCATGAGATTCTGTTGGACCAGCTGTATCATGGAGACGAGTCCAAAGGAATATGCCTTTCTCAGTTTAACAAGCTGTATCGACAAGAATTTAAGAATGTTTCAATTCCAAAG CAATGCCGATTTAGCAAATGTGATTTTTGCATTCTAATCAAACTGGAATCCAGCAAGGCCACAACATCAAGTGAAGAAAGAAAAAGGCTTGAAGAGCTGCTAAGGGATCATATTAGTTTGCAAAA CCAAGAGCGTCAAAGATACCGCAAGAACCAACTAGAAGCAGCTGAAACCCCTGGAGGATGCTTGTCCCTCATTATCGATGGAATGGATCAGAATAAGACGAACATTCCCAGCCTTGTCCGTGTTTCAAAATCATGTCAAAATCTTTGGACCCTTAGGACCCATTTGACTGGTGTTGTGGTCCATGGACTAGGGCATCACTGTTTGTTTGATTACCTGCAATGGCCCCATGATTGTAATTTAACGCTTACTGCCATCTTATTTATATTAGAAGAAATTTCCACATCAAGGGTGCTCCCATCGAAGCTTTATGTTCAAATGGATAATT GTGTCCGAGAAAACAAGGACAAGTTTGTGTATGCATTTATGTCATACTTGGTGGAAATAAACATTTTCAGTGAA ATCGAGATTGGATTTTTGATGGTGGGTCATACCCACGAGGATGTGGATCAACGTTTCAGTCAGCTTTCTCAATATTTAAGTAAACGTTCAGCAACTACAATGGAAG ATATGTTGAGGTCAGCTAAGACGAGTAATCCAGATGTTGTCCATGCCTCTGTCATGGAGAAAGTATTTGATATTAGGAAATGGATCAGTCCACACATTGAAGTAATCAAATACCACACAGAACCCCATGTCTTTTTATTCAAACGAGATGCATCAGGAAAAGTAGTGATGCAGTACAAATACTGGTCTCATGATGAATGGATTGGTAATTGTGTCCTTTTAAAG TCTGTACCAGTGGGAAGACCAGAGCTTGTGCAGCCATCACTGGTGAAGCAAGATCTTGGGCAGTTACGGAGAGATATCCCTAAATATGAGTTATCTGGAGCTCTTTCTCCAGAAGACAAGGAGAGATGGAATAGGGATATTTCAGATATTGAGAATCGTTTTGGCACTACCCAAGAGTGCTCCGGATGGACTTTGGACACCATGCTACCTGTCAATGAACGAAGTAGACCTGCGCCATCAGATGTAACTGTTAGCGAAAGAGTTCAGAAGTATGCTGCATCACATAACAGGCGTCGCCCG ATTCAGATTGGAAAGCAACCAAGATCACGAAAAGACAACAGGACTATTACTATGCTAGAGCCGTTAGAAAGTGGAATTGCTACTGTACAAGAGGATTTATACCAACCTGGTGAATATGTGACATTAAAGTGTCAAAAATATAAAGAATTTTTACCTCAAATTGGAAAGGTAGTGGCTGTGAGTGATGCAACAATCAAGGTGGAATGGCTAGAAGGGGAATACGAAGAAGAGTTCAAATTTTGGAAAGGACGACGTGGCAAAATTGTCACTGAGGAGTTCCCGAAAAGAGCAGTGATGGGAAGAGTAACACTTACAGCCTCAATGAGATTAACAGATAGTGATATTACAATATTGAAGGACAGTTATGCTACAGCAGAATTTGTGTAA
- the LOC136257587 gene encoding uncharacterized protein isoform X2 — protein sequence MTRDAGIQMTRDQIKKKAGRVMDRRVSTCHSQVAQDSFETLDEMNRSLSDEELPIFVDSFLEDNTLQIYDEPAGSEDEVNSSLDSLPLAPSSIVGMSPSVPIDDEPGPEDENEVNSSLDSLPLAPSTISGNSSSVDKAAHKNSKKKVTKTCSREPTKLPKYQAKRFAPLGSSTPSKKQREENNSSPSCEENNKDNVILPCSLLDDSGLIGIWNLSNVLNFNGCKEKCALKEHELTEYDALSYHCAFDSKTSVDQNEWLIQYFATHCPLTTDGLKDIKNIVYIVKGKIVCFKLWLEVLSVSMSRFYRLRRQFVEFGDTTNAVKQQRRRSLSPKTLEALTWMEHYFNKIGDKRPDKDAILLPTCLTEKRIHEILLDQLYHGDESKGICLSQFNKLYRQEFKNVSIPKQCRFSKCDFCILIKLESSKATTSSEERKRLEELLRDHISLQNQERQRYRKNQLEAAETPGGCLSLIIDGMDQNKTNIPSLVRVSKSCQNLWTLRTHLTGVVVHGLGHHCLFDYLQWPHDCNLTLTAILFILEEISTSRVLPSKLYVQMDNCVRENKDKFVYAFMSYLVEINIFSEIEIGFLMVGHTHEDVDQRFSQLSQYLSKRSATTMEDMLRSAKTSNPDVVHASVMEKVFDIRKWISPHIEVIKYHTEPHVFLFKRDASGKVVMQYKYWSHDEWIGNCVLLKSVPVGRPELVQPSLVKQDLGQLRRDIPKYELSGALSPEDKERWNRDISDIENRFGTTQECSGWTLDTMLPVNERSRPAPSDVTVSERVQKYAASHNRRRPIQIGKQPRSRKDNRTITMLEPLESGIATVQEDLYQPGSGCE from the exons ATGACACGTGATGCAGGCATACAGATGACACGTGATCAAATCAAAAAGAAGGCGGGAAGAGTGATGGACAGGCGTGTGAGCACGTGTCATAGTCAAGTTGCCCAAGACTCGTTTGAGACTCTGGACGAAATGAACAGAAGCTTAAGCGACGAAGAACTTCCTATCTTTGTCGACTCGTTTCTTGAAGATAACACGTTACAAATTTATGATGAACCCGCTGGATCTGAGGATGAAGTCAATAGTTCACTCGATAGTCTACCGCTGGCGCCAAGCTCAATCGTAGGAATGTCTCCTTCTGTACCAATTGATGACGAACCTGGACCTGAGGATGAAAATGAAGTCAATAGTTCTCTCGATAGTCTACCGCTGGCGCCAAGCACAATCTCTGGAAATTCCTCTTCTGTAGACAAAGCAGCACATAAAAACTCAAAGAAAAAGGTGACAAAAACCTGCAGTCGTGAACCCACCAAGTTGCCTAAATATCAAGCAAAGCGATTTGCACCACTTGGTAGTAGCACCCCTTCAAAGAAACAGCGTGAAGAGAATAATAGCTCTCCTTCATGTGAAGAGAATAACAAGGATAATGTGATACTCCCTTGTTCATTGTTAGATGATTCTGGATTGATAGGTATCTGGAACCTAAGCAACGTGCTTAATTTTAATGGTTGTAAGGAGAAATGCGCCCTCAAAGAACACGAATTAACAGAATATGACGCCCTGAGCTATCACTGTGCCTTTGATAGCAAAACATCTGTTGATCAGAATGAATGGCTAATCCAGTACTTTGCAACTCACTGTCCTTTGACTACAGATGGATTGAAAGATATAAAGAATATTGTATATATAGTTAAAGGGAAGATTGTTTGTTTCAAATTATGGCTGGAAGTCCTTTCGGTGAGTATGTCTAGATTTTATCGCCTCCGTCGCCAGTTTGTTGAATTTGGAGATACCACCAATGCAGTAAAGCAACAACGAAGAAGATCATTATCTCCAAAAACATTGGAAGCGCTGACATGGATGGAGCATTATTTCAACAAAATTGGTGATAAACGGCCAGACAAAGATGCAATACTTTTACCAACGTGCTTAACAGAAAAGCGAATTCATGAGATTCTGTTGGACCAGCTGTATCATGGAGACGAGTCCAAAGGAATATGCCTTTCTCAGTTTAACAAGCTGTATCGACAAGAATTTAAGAATGTTTCAATTCCAAAG CAATGCCGATTTAGCAAATGTGATTTTTGCATTCTAATCAAACTGGAATCCAGCAAGGCCACAACATCAAGTGAAGAAAGAAAAAGGCTTGAAGAGCTGCTAAGGGATCATATTAGTTTGCAAAA CCAAGAGCGTCAAAGATACCGCAAGAACCAACTAGAAGCAGCTGAAACCCCTGGAGGATGCTTGTCCCTCATTATCGATGGAATGGATCAGAATAAGACGAACATTCCCAGCCTTGTCCGTGTTTCAAAATCATGTCAAAATCTTTGGACCCTTAGGACCCATTTGACTGGTGTTGTGGTCCATGGACTAGGGCATCACTGTTTGTTTGATTACCTGCAATGGCCCCATGATTGTAATTTAACGCTTACTGCCATCTTATTTATATTAGAAGAAATTTCCACATCAAGGGTGCTCCCATCGAAGCTTTATGTTCAAATGGATAATT GTGTCCGAGAAAACAAGGACAAGTTTGTGTATGCATTTATGTCATACTTGGTGGAAATAAACATTTTCAGTGAA ATCGAGATTGGATTTTTGATGGTGGGTCATACCCACGAGGATGTGGATCAACGTTTCAGTCAGCTTTCTCAATATTTAAGTAAACGTTCAGCAACTACAATGGAAG ATATGTTGAGGTCAGCTAAGACGAGTAATCCAGATGTTGTCCATGCCTCTGTCATGGAGAAAGTATTTGATATTAGGAAATGGATCAGTCCACACATTGAAGTAATCAAATACCACACAGAACCCCATGTCTTTTTATTCAAACGAGATGCATCAGGAAAAGTAGTGATGCAGTACAAATACTGGTCTCATGATGAATGGATTGGTAATTGTGTCCTTTTAAAG TCTGTACCAGTGGGAAGACCAGAGCTTGTGCAGCCATCACTGGTGAAGCAAGATCTTGGGCAGTTACGGAGAGATATCCCTAAATATGAGTTATCTGGAGCTCTTTCTCCAGAAGACAAGGAGAGATGGAATAGGGATATTTCAGATATTGAGAATCGTTTTGGCACTACCCAAGAGTGCTCCGGATGGACTTTGGACACCATGCTACCTGTCAATGAACGAAGTAGACCTGCGCCATCAGATGTAACTGTTAGCGAAAGAGTTCAGAAGTATGCTGCATCACATAACAGGCGTCGCCCG ATTCAGATTGGAAAGCAACCAAGATCACGAAAAGACAACAGGACTATTACTATGCTAGAGCCGTTAGAAAGTGGAATTGCTACTGTACAAGAGGATTTATACCAACCTG GTAGTGGCTGTGAGTGA